The proteins below come from a single Marinobacter bohaiensis genomic window:
- the modC gene encoding molybdenum ABC transporter ATP-binding protein, which yields MTDAHPMKEAAPLELQVDHRQGDFRLRAELTLPGSGVTALFGVSGSGKTSLLRLIAGLDKPESGAIRLGDDTLVDRGAGVFVPPHRRRLGVVFQEARLFPHYRVRGNLTYGMPRPDAARFGDIVDLLGIAQLLDRFPATLSGGEARRVAIGRALLSNPRLLLMDEPLTGLDGARKQELLHFILRLARDIDIPIVYVSHDPEELTAIADHLVLMDAGRVVADGPLDDLLMRFELTRYLGGFDAASVLDARVDAQDTAYGLTQLALDDGQLLTIPAVEAGLGERLRLRIPVRDVALALAPQTDSSYRNQLQARITDTDTLPDSPAAIEVRLQVGEQALRARLTRKSFEEMALAPGQTVTALVKTVAFALRR from the coding sequence GCCGAGCTGACGCTGCCCGGTTCCGGCGTCACCGCCCTGTTCGGTGTCTCCGGCAGCGGCAAGACCAGCCTGCTGCGCCTGATCGCCGGTCTGGACAAGCCCGAGAGCGGCGCGATCCGCCTGGGCGACGACACCCTGGTGGATCGCGGCGCGGGCGTCTTTGTGCCCCCCCATCGCCGCCGGCTGGGCGTGGTGTTCCAGGAAGCCCGCCTGTTCCCCCACTACCGTGTGCGCGGCAACCTCACCTACGGCATGCCCCGGCCGGACGCCGCGCGTTTCGGCGACATTGTCGACCTGCTCGGCATCGCTCAACTGCTGGATCGCTTCCCCGCCACCCTGTCCGGCGGCGAAGCGCGTCGGGTGGCCATCGGCCGCGCCCTGCTCAGCAACCCGCGCCTGCTGCTGATGGACGAACCCCTGACCGGCCTGGATGGCGCCCGCAAGCAGGAGCTGCTGCACTTCATCCTGCGCCTGGCCCGGGACATCGACATTCCCATTGTCTACGTCAGTCACGATCCGGAAGAGCTGACCGCCATCGCCGATCACCTGGTGCTGATGGATGCCGGACGCGTGGTGGCGGACGGCCCGTTGGACGACCTGCTGATGCGCTTCGAGCTGACCCGCTATCTGGGTGGGTTCGACGCCGCGTCGGTGCTCGATGCCCGGGTAGATGCCCAGGACACCGCCTACGGCCTGACGCAGCTCGCACTCGACGACGGCCAGCTTCTCACCATCCCCGCGGTCGAGGCCGGGCTCGGCGAGCGCCTGCGCTTGCGCATCCCGGTGCGGGACGTGGCCCTGGCGCTGGCACCACAGACCGACTCGTCCTACCGCAACCAGCTGCAGGCGCGCATCACCGACACCGACACCCTGCCTGACAGCCCCGCCGCCATTGAAGTACGGCTGCAGGTGGGCGAGCAGGCGCTGCGAGCGAGGCTGACGCGGAAATCCTTCGAGGAGATGGCACTGGCCCCGGGGCAGACCGTGACGGCACTGGTGAAGACAGTGGCGTTTGCGTTACGGCGCTGA